DNA sequence from the Manihot esculenta cultivar AM560-2 chromosome 11, M.esculenta_v8, whole genome shotgun sequence genome:
CACTCTCGGAATGGATTGGGTTTCTACttgtggtgctatcttggtctgcagagacgaggtagtcaagttcagaggacaggatgggtcagagatagtcttctgaggggacacagtagggatgcctagaggtttgatgtcagcctgtaaggttcgtagggtgcgtagaaagggttgtcagagggttctagctcttgtttgagagttcagcagtcaggtcggggaaccagcctcagcgccagttgttagagagagagttcttagatgttttcccaggagagttgtcaggtttaccatctgtcagggagttagagtttggtttaggagtggtgtctggacgcagaaccatttctacccttccctataggatggcgcctgcatagagagaggtagcagtagagtagaggcgagacttggtagacaaggggtcttgtccgacctagtacctcactctggattgctccagtatggttgtgggaaatccttgagactttgtaacgactgtaagcggttaaacaaggtcactaccaagggcaggtattcccaggtaggatggatgatctattgggacagctagtaggagctgtttgtttttccaagatagatctgaaattcgggtactacctgtgagagttagagttagttttgggttagtagtgagaagaagccagttagtaaagatgagaagagaagagtaagagcagagaaggaggaagatagagaaggatcagagtagcgcagcagaagcttgtggagtttaggaacctgggagttcttactccagcgtttggtgtctctctttggagagaagctttaggattcgcttgcttgcttgcatgcttgtgtttgttgttttaacattcggggacgaatgtttttgtaaggggggtagaatgtaatacccggctagattccggcatcgggattcctgccttccggcggaatctagggtgttggatctctctagaaggggtaaaatgtgttttctcaaaagtctttactgatttcatggttttaaatggaaatgaatttagttttgaaaggaaaaagaccaaggaggcaagtgccaggttcggccgccgaaagtgaagttcggccgccgaacatggaaaggcttcgggagcgcctttggcctccgaaagtcttgtttgaatgagccaaggttcggccgccgaaagtcaagttcggccgccgaacatgcatgagtttagggggcacattaggctgccgaaggtcttcgaccaggccacctataaagagccctcagatcggaaatgggagagttttctccccattctcgagctcaggtgagtttatgccttcctttggtcgttttcgtgttttctctacccatctctcaagtttttcatgatttctacccttgtgtttgaagatttaaagcttaaaaggagttttgggagcttggagcttttggagcttggattctccacacctccgagtttgggatcacaccaccctcgatcttcaagaggtaagtgtagatcttcgcttccctagtgttttcatgaagttttatgaagtttttgatggttgagtatgggtagatatgcatgtttaggtttatgtgggttttatacccaatgtatgttatgtgatatttgtgttgaggagtttatgttagtttatgctcctttatgcttgagggagtgagtatgcatgtttgggagagagtatgtaaggatttggggtgttttgagtttggtttttggcttggcagaatcggacctgtcgtccagaggggaccaggttcggccgccgaaaggagtttcggccgccgaacctgcatgggaggcagtctttaggctgccgaacgtgcccccgaaggagggactttcgtttctgtccaggggtttcggccgccgaacctgccgccgaaactaccctagtttcgtctctggaagggactttcggccgccgaaggtgccgccgaaagtgccctgtccagccgtttcttgggtgtttcctatgcatgttttagtgatgtttcgaggggtttttgggggtatgtttatgagttgttagagtatgtttggcacctcattcgagtccacctgtgtaggattggacccgagagaccgaggaggccattagtgctagcaggtgcagagtcagtcggcgtctgccaggaggtgagtagaactaaacttaatcttttatgcacaaaaactaatgcctaaagcatgttcatgcatcatgattatgtatagtaggttgattgcactagttcacgaatatgttgcattgcattatttcatgttgatgctgaggaagggtggaccgagacgacttcaatagcccatatctgtcacgagtcttgtcttagtcctttgagagccggacaagtacatgtaggaaagtccatgtgagctctctgtggaccagacaccatgtcatgtatgttacaggcctttgtgagctcctatgggggagccgggcaccaacagagggatttttgatgtcatgtacatcctctgagaggaaagatgcatgcaaatagacagactctcagaaaccagggtccgtggggaataaatcttgcataagcccccgagacggacaagattatgtgatttctctgtgttatggcgcatttcatgaaagcatgaataagaaaaagaaagaagaagttaaatgaataataaaatacctaaaaatggaggaattaaagcaaatgttcttagtttaaaatgaaatcataattaatgaactgttttctctgtttctactcactgggctttttagctcacccctctcccctaaccccagtgttgcaggtttaagtcagagtccagaggctgcagggtaaagtcaaggttaagatatacatgttgtaatagcttagattgTGTTaatgtttagtagttttagaagtggacatgtaatataagttgatgtaatgtaatttgagatgatgtatgtaactgatagtagagtttatgtttatggattagagtgtgcttggccctatagactggttagtccctgttaatgcatggttatgtttatgttatatgttgagttaagaaccaaacttgaggcatgtaatgttaccccattggagtatatgatgaggactccagtggaggttttatgattttatgatgtatgtttcatgtcaggatacatgcacaggtcaggtttggattcagcagatgttcagttttcatgtttttatggttaagttttaatcatgtatgggatttgaccaggtaatagtatgtatgtttggcttgctacgggtcccggcggccttaagccgatctggatcctagcgccgaacagtttggagccgttacggcagggtatcggtttccgggctgttacattcactaagaaaagaaaattcatcCTAATTAGAGAAGCCTAAATAAAAGAATATGcaattaaaagaatatataaaaataaaaattcgtaCTGTAAAAATGGTTGCACTTCTTCACaattttttaatacaaaaagaTGAGCTTGCTTTCGCTCTTTGTCACTAAGATATGCAACTTTATCCTTTGATAAAGGATATCCACTTGGTGCAAACACAGACAATCCATTGTATGGTTCATCTTGATTGCCTTCAGAATTCCTTTTACAACGAGAGAATTTACTATCGACATTATGCAAGTATCTCGAGCAAAACATTAAGCTTTTCTCAACAATATAACCTTCAGCAATAGAACCTTCAGGTTGACTCTTGTTACACACTTAACATTTCAAGACACGCAAGAACCTATATAAACAagaattcataaattttattcattaagcTTATATCGATATAatgagaaaattataaaaaataaaatcaattaagcTTTACCTCTCAATCGGATACATCCATCGATATTGTACGGGTCCACCTAACTTAGCTTCTGCTGGTAAATGAATTGCTAAATGTACCATAACATCAAAAAATGCTGGGTTAAATATTTTCTCCAACTTGCATAAAATTATCGGAATGTCACTCTCAAGGCGCTCCAACACTTCTTTTTTCAAAACTTTTGAACATAACTCTCTAAATAATATGCTAAACTCTGtaatagcatcatagacattactAGGAACAATTCCACGAATCGCCAAAGGAAGAAGTTGCTCTAATAAAATATGATAGTCATGACTTTTAAATCCAAAAACTTTACCATCTTTCAAATTTACACACCGGGCTATATTAGATGAATAACCATCTGAAAGTTTCAAAGATTTCAAGAACTTGAGTACTTTCTGCTTTTCAACTTTAGATAAAGTGTAACATGCAGCTAGATAAACCCATTTACCATCTTTCATAATTGGATGCAATTCTTTTCTTATACCCATCTCTTTCAAATCACAACGAGCGTTCAATCCATcctttgtttttccttcaatatcCAACAAAGTTCCAATAATATTATCACAAATATTCTTTTCAATATGCATCACATCAAGATTATGACGCAATAAATTATTCTTCCAATAAGGAAGTTTCAAAAATATGCTACACTTTCTCCAATTGAGGCTATTTAAATCATAatcactttttttctttttcattgtcTTACCAAATTTTACTTTCTTAAGAAGCCTCAATTGCAGTAACACATCATTCCCAGATAATTTTTTTGGAGCTGATCTTTTCTCAATGGTTCCATCAAAAGAACGTTTATTCAAACGCCATTTATGATTCATTGGGAGAAAACGACGGGAACTCATATAAGAAAACTTATGACCATATTTTAAACGAGTAGAAGGAGTCTCTTTGTTGCATGTAGGGCAAGCTaaatgatcaagcataatttagccacattttaattatatttattattgcttatttacacattttctagcttaatttatgatttttatctcgtttttgaagaaaaggaagaaaatggaaaattagagaaaaagtgcagaaaaagctggaaaatgaTTGGGGCaacgatctgggcaaatcactgcccaaatcaaaatgGAGCAGAAAACTGGGATTAACTCACAAACAGTGATTGGGGCAACgctctgggcaaatcactgcccagatcaagctgaagcagaaacctaaaggcaacaggcagaagtgatatgggcaagtgatctgcccaaatcactcgcagagactggccaaatcgcagagacagaaagctaaaaactggactgactcacagaaagcgattggggcagatcgagcaagtgatctgcccaaatcacccgccccaatcacattgacagcagaaattgacagcagagcAAAAAATTGTGCAGAAAACAGAATTTCGAATTTTgaaaagtccaaatccaactcaatcactaccatcACAGTCctaagagccacgaaagagtttctcacctaaggaattccatttGCAATTAAATTTAACATCAAAAGGGGAATTAAAGGAATCaaagaccaaatcaaaaagggatttcaaaaccctaaatgGATAGGACTCTCCACCTATAAGAAGGCAGCCCAAACCAGCAAAAggcatctcttcttcatctcatcttcagaattctgcagaaaacacagcagcttgtctccttcttttctttcttctttcttttgtgattttgtccaccatgagtggctaaattccatcttttctagttgaagttggtgaatttcagatttgtgatgaattgggagatttaaatctccattattaaactcttatttaccttcaatatttatgcaacttgatctttctataattattactttgcttttagaatcaattaaggcttgttgcttttaaattgcttgagtaatatattgtttgaataatttaggtccgtaattgcttagattatttaaacacaaatataatcggttgcataatctaaacttgaccacgcggttggcaaggttagagttgggttcctctaagtcctaatgcagttaacagttgttcgatgctaaaagccccaaggacgttccttggcaacttgttaactagagtttgagtagcgaacgtttcctaatcaaactaaaactaaggaggaatttggattgtgagaagcgtcttcctcgtcctaaactaacttattgaaatagaTAAGAGTATtgaaaagatcaatgatcaattctaaacaagctgaaatagatccatgcttcaactagaatccttctcccattgaaattctcatctatttaaattattgctttctcttactatttagttttaatcatcaaaacaaaacccccctcttttaatttcttgttatttacttgtccaagtcattattaggaaaagcCGTAGTGTCAAATTCTTgtagttcgaccctattgccactatctacaagttaattgttgattgtttaataggtttattttttacggctttgacaaccgctatcaaaaattggcgccgttgccgggaatttgatctaactaacgtattttccttttatgatcagggctgatcgtaaagaagctcttctttacgattcagaaattgaacgcactgccaagaccttacaagcatggctacggtaagtatgtcttttctctcttctcaaatttctgaactaacctctatggtgagaaattatggtataggtcaagcccaacaacttcaacaagcacgtgcatttgaaggattctatggacagccaagatataatccctaccttgacacatacaatacaggttggggagacaatctGAGCTATGGCAGTACAAGGAtagaccactaccatgactaccaaagagatctgcaatacaatccatgttggagggacaatccgaattatggctatgcaagggctgactactaccaaaactatcaagcccaagcaacaccttaaaactccaatatggaacttAAAGAGATGGTAAGGAAATTGAAAATTTCTGgaaaaattctccaacagcaagtggatctagcggtcaactcagtggacgcatacatattaagaagagaggaagagcttcaagatctatgggacgatgacgaaggtTCTCAAGAAACAGACCGAGCTGTtgagtctgctgcacaaatcaccactacacTTGAAGCTGAACCAGCTACTGCCCAAACAACGCTTGTTGAAGCTTCTGCCTCCCAAGAGACAGCTCCTACTgtcaaaaatattgaatttgttGCTGTAACACTTTCTGCACCAGCAAGTCCATCTACTGCCACACTAGCCACTACTACATTTGAACCAGATACCCGATTCCAGGTTACTGcagaattttctgcaccagcagatttTTCTACACCTACAGATTTTTGCTGCTGCACCTGCTGTagaattttctgcaccagcaaaaTCACCCACTGCCACGCCTGCCACTGCTGAAATTGCACCAGAAATGAAGTTCCATATTactgcagaaaatccagcaatggcagaaccccatgttgcacgtgaagaagctgaaattcaagctgGAAATCTACCTGTCCAACCTACTGCAAATAGAGACAACAGTTGCTGTCCACCTGCTGAAAATTCCACAATTACATCAGCAATTActgaacctgctgtccaaaaatcagcaagtgctgaatctgccaccattacatcccttgttgctgtccaaacaccagcaacctcagaaattgacaccactgaaccagaagttgttgcactcgctgaaccagcaacatacaccaCTCAAACAGCTCCTGAACAGCCAGCAAAGAAGCAACAAgtgggacaaatggcttcatccttgagtaagcttgaatcacaaggaaagctaccttcccaaactgagataaatccaaggcaaaatgctagtgccatcacattgaggagtggaaaagagttgcaagacagtagggctgaaaaattgcaaaaacaggccatggaaaaAAATCTGCCAGAAATTGATCAGgacagtgatctgcccaaatcacctagacaatctgcccaaatcagtgagcagacagacatgacagagggtgatctgcccaaatcaccaggaaatctgcccaaatcaccaggaaatctgcccaaatcacctagacaatctgcccaaatttagccacatttttattatatttattattgcttatttacacattttctagcttaatttatgatttttatctcgtttttgaagaaaaggaagaaaatggaaaattggagaaaaattgcagaaaaagctgaaaaatgATTGGGGCAACGAtatgggcaaatcactgcccaaatcaaactggaGCAGAAAACTGGGATTAACTCACAGACAGTGATTGGGGCaacgatctgggcaaatcactacccagatcaagctgaagcagaaacctggaggcaacaggcagaagtgatatgggcaagtgatctgcccaaatcactcacagagactggccaaatcgcagagacagaaagctaaaaactggactgactcacagaaagcgattggggcagatcgAGCAagtaatctgcccaaatcatccgccccaatcacattgacagcagaaattgacagcagagcggaAAATTGTGCAGAAAacagaatttcaaattttgagaagtccaaatccaactcaatcactaccatcacagtcccaagagccacgaaagagtttctcacctaaggaattccatttgtaattaaattcaacatcaaaagggGAATTAAAGGAATCaaagaccaaatcaaaaagggatttcaaaaccctaaatgGATAGGACTCTCCACCTATAAGAAGGCAGCCCAAACCAGCAAAAggcatctcttcttcatctcatCTTCAGAATTCTACAGAAAACACAGCAGcttgtctccttcttttctttcttctttcttttgtgattttgtccaccatgagtggctaaattccatcttttctagttgaagttggtgaatttcagatttgtgatgaattgggagatttaaatctccattattaaactcttatttaccttcaatatttatgcaacttgatctttctataattattactttgcttttagaatcaattaaggtttgttgcttttaaattgcttgagtaatatattgtttgaataatttaggtccgtaattgcttagattatttaaacacaaatataatcggttgcataatctaaacttgaccacgcggtttgcaaggttagagttggattcctctaagtcctaatgcagttaacagttgtt
Encoded proteins:
- the LOC122725167 gene encoding uncharacterized protein LOC122725167; amino-acid sequence: MSSRRFLPMNHKWRLNKRSFDGTIEKRSAPKKLSGNDVLLQLRLLKKVKFGKTMKKKKSDYDLNSLNWRKCSIFLKLPYWKNNLLRHNLDVMHIEKNICDNIIGTLLDIEGKTKDGLNARCDLKEMGIRKELHPIMKDGKWVYLAACYTLSKVEKQKVLKFLKSLKLSDGYSSNIARCVNLKDGKVFGFKSHDYHILLEQLLPLAIRGIVPSNVYDAITEFSILFRELCSKVLKKEVLERLESDIPIILCKLEKIFNPAFFDVMVHLAIHLPAEAKLGGPVQYRWMYPIERFLRVLKC